A single Venturia canescens isolate UGA chromosome 1, ASM1945775v1, whole genome shotgun sequence DNA region contains:
- the Ide gene encoding insulin-degrading enzyme isoform X4 — protein sequence MPIFRIYSHLIQISDAKTMLSSPQPQDGVKKRFENITKSKNDDRNYRGLVLSNNMKVLLISDPTDKSAASMDVNIGFMSDPPDLPGLAHFCEHMLFLGTEKYPDKDEYNTFLSQHGGQSNAATHMDYTNYHVEVTPDELDSVLDRFSQFFLNPLFTESATELEVNAVNSEHEKNIANDVWRADQLEKSSADPNHPYSKFGSGNRETLDVIPKAKGIDVRKALLDFHKTWYSANIMALSVLGKESLDELEEMVVSRFAHVEDKNVEAPAWPEHPYKQEHFKNKWSVVPIKDIRYLNMSFPLPDMHEHFRSAPAHYVSHLLGHEGNGSLLAALRKAGWSDSLMAGERTAARGDCNFFNVIVDLTEEGIKHVDDIITLLFQYINMLKEAGPLEWIYDEYKQISMMEFDFKEKLRPGSYVNVMSRALQKYPMEEILIAPYLLTEWRPDLINTVIDHLTPDNIRVYVIGKIFEDIATETEPWYGTKFKKESIASETIEKWQNCGLNEDLVFPTKNEFIPEDFAIRAHDVARSAIEKFPVIIEDSPFTRIWFKQDDEFLLPKVNLTFDFTSPLAYMDPVSCNLTYMYIQLVKDSLNEYAYDAGLAGLTWEFSGSKYGITMTIGGYHDKHRILLEKIMDKMVNFTIDSKRFEILKGNHIRSLKNLEAEQPYKHAIYYLAVLLAEQVWKRGDLLNASEHITEQKLREFVPQLLTKMHVECLVHGNLTKAEALETVQLVQSKLKEPARENDDRRIVPLLSRQLLLYREISLDNGCHYLYQAENSHHKSSCTEVYYQTGLQSTESNMHLELLAQIISQPCFSTLRTSEQLGYIVVSGIRRANGVQGLRIIVQSDRHPKYVDDRIELFMESMLEQITKMGEDEFNRHKAALAAQRLEKPRMMGTLSAVFWSEIATQQYNFDRTTIEVAYLKTITKDQILQFFKEVIHAKAPMRRKLAVHILSMADGGAGLVEYTGTKNDETTEGVVQEVPIEIKDIISFKASQSLYPLVKPFNGIARKGQRSKL from the exons ATGCCGATATTTCGGATTTACAGTCATCTGATCCAGA TATCAGATGCAAAGACCATGTTATCATCTCCTCAGCCACAGGATGgtgtaaaaaaacgatttgaaaatatcacCAAGTCGAAGAATGATGATAGGAACTATAGAGGTTTGGTGCTTAGCAACAACATGAAAGTATTGCTTATTAGCGATCCAACTGATAAAAGTGCTGCTTCAATGGATGTAAACATAG gCTTCATGAGTGATCCACCAGATTTACCAGGCTTAGCACATTTCTGTGAACATATGCTGTTCCTTGGCACAGAAAAATATCCAGACAAGGATGAGTACAACACTTTTTTGTCGCAACACGGTGGTCAATCAAATGCTGCAACCCACATGGATTATACAAATTACCATGTTGAAGTAACACCTGACGAGCTTGACAGCGTTTTGGATAGATTCtcccaattttttctcaatccccTTTTCACTGAATCCGCCACGGAGCTCGAAGTGAATGCTGTGAATTCggaacacgaaaaaaatattgctaaTGACGTTTGGCGCGCAGATCAACTGGAGAAGTCTTCCGCTGATCCAAATCATCCGTACTCAAAATTTGGCTCGGGAAACAGGGAAACCCTCGATGTAATACCAAAAGCTAAGGGAATTGATGTTCGCAAGGCATTATTGGATTTCCATAAAACATGGTATTCAGCTAATATCATGGCACTGAGTGTTCTTGGCAAAG AAAGCCTCGATGAACTGGAAGAAATGGTTGTTAGTCGTTTCGCCCATGTCGAGGATAAAAACGTCGAAGCTCCAGCATGGCCTGAACATCCGTACAAACAAGAGCATTTCAAGAACAAGTGGTCCGTCGTACCGATCAAAGACATACGATACCTGAATATGTCCTTTCCTCTGCCAGATATGCATGAACATTTTAGATCTGCT CCGGCTCATTATGTTTCGCATCTACTTGGACACGAAGGTAACGGTTCGTTATTAGCAGCATTGCGAAAAGCTGGCTGGAGCGATTCCCTAATGGCTGGTGAACGTACAGCTGCTCGGGGAGACTGCAATTTCTTCAACGTTATCGTTGATCTTACTGAAGAGGGTATTAAGCACGTAGACGATATAATAACATTGTTGTTCCAATACATCAACATGTTGAAGGAGGCTGGTCCTCTCGAGTGGATATATGAC GAATACAAGCAAATATCAATGATGGAATTtgatttcaaagaaaaattacgCCCTGGTAGCTACGTGAACGTTATGTCACGTGCCCTGCAGAAATATCCCATGGAGGAGATTCTGATAGCACCGTACTTGCTCACGGAATGGAGACCGGATTTAATAAATACGGTCATTGATCACCTGACACCTGACAACATCCGAGTTTACGTGATTggcaaaattttcgaagataTTGCTACTGAAACTGAACCCTGGTACGGTACAAAATTCAAGAAGGAGTCTATAGCATCCGaaaccatagagaaatggCAAAACTGTGGACTAAACGAAGATCTCgtttttccaacgaaaaacgaattcaTACCCGAAGATTTTGCGATCAGAGCACATGACGTAGCGCGATCTGCCATTGAAAAGTTTCCTGTTATCATCGAAGATTCACCCTTCACGAGAATATGGTTCAAGCAAGACGACGAATTTCTTCTCCCAAAGGTCAATTTAACGTTTGATTTCACGAg TCCTCTCGCTTACATGGATCCGGTAAGCTGCAATCTTACCTATATGTATATTCAACTAGTCAAGGATTCGTTAAACGAATATGCCTACGATGCAGGACTTGCTGGTTTGACGTGGGAATTCAGTGGTAGCAAATACGGAATAACT ATGACGATCGGCGGTTATCACGATAAACATCGAATTCTTCTCGAAAAGATCATGGATAAGATGGTGAATTTCACCATAGACAGTAAGAGATTTGAGATCTTGAAAGGAAAT CATATCAGAAGCTTAAAGAATTTGGAAGCTGAACAACCTTACAAACACGCTATTTACTATTTGGCCGTACTGCTGGCAGAGCAAGTATGGAAGCGAGGCGATTTGTTGAATGCGAGTGAAC ACATAACTGAGCAAAAACTTCGAGAATTTGTACCTCAATTACTCACAAAAATGCACGTTGAGTGCCTGGTTCACGGTAATCTTACAAAAGCTGAAGCGCTCGAGACTGTTCAGCTGGTGCAATCAAAATTAAAAGAACCAGCTCGTGAGAATGACGATCGACGCATCGTGCCTTTATTATCTAGACAACTGTTGCTCTACCGAGAAATCAGCTTAGACAACG GATGTCATTACTTATATCAGGCGGAAAACAGCCACCACAAATCCTCCTGTACCGAAGTATATTACCAGACAGGATTGCAATCGACTGAATCAAACATGCATCTTGAGCTACTGGCGCAAATCATATCACAACCGTGTTTTAGTACTCTGAGAACGAGTGAGCAGCTTGGATATATCGTAGTGAGTGGAATTCGTCGAGCAAACGGTGTACAAGGTTTAAGAATTATTGTCCAGAGTGACCGACATCCAAAATACGTTGATGATCgtattgaattatttatggaATCGATGCTC gaacaaataacaaaaatggGTGAAGACGAGTTCAACAGACACAAGGCAGCGTTGGCTGCACAACGGCTTGAAAAGCCAAGAATGATGGGCACTTTGTCTGCAGTATTTTGGAGCGAGATAGCGACGCAACAGTATAACTTCGATCGTACCACCATCGAGGTTGCTTATTTGAAGACAATAACGAAAGATCAAATACTCCAATTCTTCAAG GAGGTTATTCATGCTAAAGCTCcaatgagaagaaaattggCTGTTCATATATTATCGATGGCGGATGGTGGAGCTGGTTTAGTTGAATATACGGGAACGAAGAACGATGAAACGACGGAAGGAGTGGTCCAAGAAGTACCGATTGAGATCAAAGATATTATTTCCTTCAAGGCGAGTCAATCGCTGTATCCCCTGGTGAAACCATTTAATGGTATAGCCCGAAAGGGGCAAAGGTCGAAATTATAA